Proteins from a single region of Desulfosporosinus sp. Sb-LF:
- a CDS encoding nucleoside kinase, with protein MSDYSIRRYRQSLVLGLIGVVKKLFPEEQLKISHSILDGVYCELEDSLLSSREVQKIEDHLQNWVLADQAIPYETGKDQLYHCRIDNYEIKTIYPPLDRAGSLKYFQLIHFPPGFILHFPNANHPELISPFVPPEKLSSTFSETQRWLENLHLANVEDVNTIINAKCSQDLICLAEALHEKTVSSIADQIFEQRCNVRIILISGPSSSGKTTFAQRLSTQLRVNGMRPVALSLDNYFLAREDTPRDSNGQYDFESLEALDLPLLASHLNALIKGDEVETPLFDFVCGRRSPTGKLIHLCPDEILVVEGIHALNPCLVPSLDRNQMFKIYVSALFQLNIDAYNRVPTTEVRLIRRLVRDDKFRGIDPERTLAQWESVRRGENNNIFPYQEEANVMFNSSLLYELNALRPFAEHLLISITPESPHYRTAVHLLTLLSFFNPMDISTVPFNSILREFLGGSTYNV; from the coding sequence ATGTCAGATTACTCAATTCGCCGATATCGCCAGAGTCTGGTTCTCGGACTCATCGGGGTGGTTAAAAAACTATTTCCTGAAGAACAACTTAAGATTTCTCACTCAATTCTCGATGGTGTCTATTGTGAGCTTGAGGACTCATTACTTTCTTCGAGAGAAGTGCAGAAAATCGAAGATCATTTACAAAATTGGGTGCTTGCAGATCAGGCCATTCCCTATGAGACTGGGAAAGATCAATTATATCATTGCCGAATAGACAATTACGAAATTAAAACGATCTACCCCCCCCTTGATCGAGCAGGATCACTAAAATACTTTCAACTCATCCATTTCCCACCTGGTTTTATTCTGCACTTTCCTAATGCCAATCATCCAGAATTGATTTCTCCATTTGTTCCTCCAGAAAAGCTCTCTTCCACATTTTCAGAAACCCAACGTTGGTTAGAAAACCTACACCTTGCCAATGTTGAAGACGTTAATACCATCATCAATGCAAAATGTTCGCAGGATTTAATTTGTTTGGCGGAAGCCTTACATGAAAAGACGGTATCCTCAATTGCTGACCAGATCTTTGAGCAACGCTGCAACGTCCGCATCATCCTCATATCCGGGCCTTCTTCATCTGGTAAAACGACGTTTGCTCAGCGACTGTCAACCCAACTACGCGTCAATGGTATGCGCCCAGTTGCCTTATCGCTTGATAATTATTTTCTGGCGCGGGAAGACACCCCTCGAGATTCTAATGGGCAATACGATTTCGAATCCTTGGAGGCCCTCGACTTGCCTCTGCTCGCTTCCCATCTGAATGCCCTGATTAAAGGGGACGAGGTTGAAACGCCGCTCTTTGATTTTGTCTGCGGTCGACGATCCCCTACTGGTAAACTCATACACCTATGTCCCGACGAGATTTTAGTAGTTGAAGGAATACATGCCCTAAATCCCTGCCTAGTGCCTTCACTAGACAGGAACCAAATGTTTAAGATTTATGTGAGCGCTCTTTTCCAACTCAATATTGATGCTTATAATCGAGTTCCCACAACAGAGGTACGACTCATCCGCCGCCTGGTAAGAGACGATAAATTCCGAGGGATAGATCCAGAACGAACGTTAGCACAATGGGAGAGTGTTCGTCGCGGGGAAAATAACAATATCTTCCCTTATCAGGAAGAAGCCAATGTAATGTTTAACTCTAGTCTCTTGTACGAACTCAATGCACTTCGTCCCTTTGCCGAACATTTGTTGATCTCCATTACACCGGAGAGTCCTCATTATCGAACAGCAGTACATCTCTTAACTCTACTCTCGTTTTTTAATCCAATGGACATTTCCACTGTTCCCTTCAACTCAATTTTACGAGAATTTTTGGGAGGTAGCACCTATAACGTTTAA
- the thrC gene encoding threonine synthase: protein MYESTRGNLSGQIASQAIALGMVPSGGLFVPSNFPALNWQDLQGLNYRDVAKRVMIPYLPDFSEETLSEIVNVYADGTFDGPNPAPLVPVGSFGVLELWHGPTAAFKDMALQVLPDLLNVSLKQLEYDTEVLILVATSGDTGKAALEGFKNRAGMHIVVFYPEGGVSPVQERQMTTTEGANTHVVAVKGNFDQCQTAVKHIFASETLKAELQEKQLIFSSANSINWGRLLPQIVYYFWAYLQAVEQGKVAPGGSMNVVVPTGNFGNLLAAYYAKRMGLPIGRIISASNQNNVLADFFATGVYQSKRAFYQTISPSMDILISSNFERFLYEMSGRDAEGIQTWYDSSNQGTFTVDPDTLKQCQDTVYAGWANEEETLEIISRSYKTYQYVFDPHTAVAMKVYEDYLSTTNDQTYTVIASTASPFKFATNVLKGLEEQKSAKDEWEALNRLSQLTGWKIPLGLQGLESKTAKSVDTCEPEEIAELLQKMFT, encoded by the coding sequence ATGTACGAAAGCACGCGGGGTAATCTTTCAGGCCAAATAGCATCGCAAGCGATTGCGTTAGGAATGGTACCAAGCGGGGGGCTCTTTGTTCCTTCGAATTTTCCCGCCTTGAATTGGCAGGACCTTCAGGGGCTAAACTATCGTGACGTTGCAAAGCGTGTCATGATACCATACTTACCTGATTTTTCAGAGGAGACCCTTTCTGAAATTGTCAACGTTTATGCCGATGGAACGTTTGACGGGCCTAACCCAGCACCTCTGGTTCCTGTGGGTAGTTTCGGAGTGTTGGAACTTTGGCATGGGCCCACAGCTGCTTTTAAAGATATGGCGTTGCAGGTATTGCCAGACTTATTGAACGTTAGTCTTAAACAGCTTGAGTATGATACTGAGGTTTTAATTCTAGTTGCTACATCCGGTGATACAGGAAAGGCCGCTTTGGAAGGATTTAAAAACAGAGCAGGCATGCATATTGTTGTCTTTTATCCGGAGGGAGGCGTGAGCCCTGTTCAAGAACGTCAGATGACCACTACCGAAGGGGCGAATACCCATGTTGTGGCTGTTAAGGGGAATTTCGATCAGTGTCAAACTGCGGTAAAGCATATTTTTGCTTCGGAAACTTTGAAGGCCGAGTTACAGGAGAAGCAGTTGATCTTTTCCTCGGCTAATTCTATCAATTGGGGACGGCTTTTGCCTCAAATCGTTTATTATTTCTGGGCCTACTTGCAGGCAGTCGAGCAGGGGAAAGTCGCTCCAGGAGGCTCAATGAATGTGGTAGTCCCGACGGGGAATTTTGGGAATTTGCTGGCCGCGTATTATGCTAAGCGGATGGGGCTTCCAATTGGCCGAATCATTAGTGCTTCCAATCAAAATAATGTCTTGGCTGATTTTTTTGCTACAGGGGTATATCAAAGCAAGCGAGCCTTTTATCAAACGATCTCCCCCTCTATGGACATCTTAATATCGAGTAATTTTGAGCGTTTTCTATATGAGATGAGTGGGCGAGATGCGGAGGGGATTCAAACCTGGTATGATTCGAGTAACCAGGGGACGTTTACTGTCGATCCGGATACCTTAAAACAATGTCAAGATACTGTGTATGCAGGATGGGCAAATGAAGAAGAAACCCTCGAGATAATTTCCCGAAGTTACAAAACCTATCAGTATGTTTTTGATCCTCACACAGCTGTAGCAATGAAAGTGTATGAGGATTATCTTTCCACGACCAATGATCAAACCTATACAGTGATCGCCTCAACTGCAAGCCCCTTCAAATTTGCGACGAATGTTTTAAAGGGGTTAGAGGAACAGAAGAGTGCGAAGGATGAATGGGAAGCACTCAATCGGTTAAGTCAGTTGACAGGTTGGAAAATTCCCTTGGGATTGCAAGGACTAGAGTCCAAGACGGCAAAAAGCGTTGATACGTGTGAGCCGGAAGAGATCGCTGAATTATTACAGAAAATGTTCACGTAA
- the pheA gene encoding prephenate dehydratase: MKKMGYLGPNGSFSEEALHLFLTTRTEFSETTPELIPFPTIPRLLFACNDKEIDWAFVPLENSTEGQVGVTMDTLGQTEHLFITHEFVHPVDQCLLSHAPMPLEQIERVYSHEQAIGQCRDFLEKHLPQAQQITSLSTAEAAHKISSIRENWAAIGPRRAAQLYNLHLLKERIQDITLNDTRFVLVSHSLAEMSGGEDKTSLLVIAENTPGSLYRILGEFSKRHINLSRIESRPSKRKLGEYVFFVDVDGYVFAPPIQDVLWALKEANISVKLLGSYPKALPDERIF, encoded by the coding sequence ATGAAAAAGATGGGCTATTTAGGACCAAACGGAAGTTTTTCCGAGGAGGCACTCCATTTATTTCTAACCACTCGTACTGAATTTAGCGAAACAACCCCTGAGCTCATTCCGTTTCCAACCATACCACGCTTACTATTCGCCTGTAACGATAAGGAAATTGACTGGGCCTTTGTCCCTTTAGAAAATTCCACTGAGGGCCAAGTCGGCGTGACTATGGATACCCTCGGCCAAACTGAACATCTCTTTATCACTCATGAATTTGTTCATCCCGTTGACCAATGCCTTCTGTCGCACGCACCTATGCCGCTTGAACAGATAGAGCGAGTTTATTCTCATGAACAGGCGATCGGGCAATGTCGCGATTTCCTCGAGAAACACCTCCCCCAGGCTCAACAGATCACTTCTTTAAGCACGGCTGAAGCGGCCCATAAGATTTCCTCTATCCGGGAAAACTGGGCAGCAATCGGACCCCGTCGAGCTGCCCAACTCTATAATCTTCACCTTCTCAAAGAACGCATCCAGGATATCACGCTAAATGACACACGCTTTGTCCTTGTCAGCCATAGCCTTGCAGAAATGTCAGGTGGGGAAGACAAAACATCGCTTCTGGTTATCGCAGAAAACACACCCGGGTCTTTGTACCGCATTTTGGGTGAATTTTCTAAACGGCATATCAATTTAAGCCGTATCGAATCCCGTCCCTCGAAAAGGAAACTGGGCGAATACGTTTTCTTTGTTGATGTGGACGGCTATGTCTTTGCCCCCCCCATTCAAGATGTCCTGTGGGCTCTAAAAGAAGCAAACATCTCAGTAAAACTCTTAGGTTCCTATCCAAAGGCACTGCCCGATGAGAGAATATTTTAA
- a CDS encoding [Fe-Fe] hydrogenase large subunit C-terminal domain-containing protein, with product MQTYDDIFQQLVKAAYQGTLSETIERIQQSGKSNEEKLQLLLHPENLSSVVHLEQDDCSCSSDHTPCEVACLFSAIEKDANGHVIVSAEACVGCALCLESCKSGHLVDRKDFIPLFEELSSGKHPVYAMIAPAFVGQFSSDVTTGKLRTAFKKIGFHGMMEVALFADILTLKEAFEFDRSIQEDHDFLLTSCCCPMWVAMIRKTYHTLVPHMPASVSPMVACGRVIKRLHPEAKTVFIGPCIAKKAEAKEADIRDAVDYVLTFQEISEIFDAAKVSLPELEEDERDHSSRGGRIYARTGGVSMAVSDTLTRLRPDRTISLRSEQANGIVDCKKMLKDIINGEIKANFLEGMGCVGGCVGGPKSLINVDQATEHVNNYGNEAPYGTPADNPFVLQLLDRLGYKTLESLLDDESMFTREF from the coding sequence ATGCAAACCTATGACGATATCTTCCAACAACTTGTCAAGGCGGCGTATCAGGGAACTTTAAGTGAAACCATTGAAAGAATCCAGCAATCGGGTAAGAGCAATGAAGAAAAGCTCCAACTTTTGCTCCATCCAGAGAATCTTTCTTCAGTAGTGCATCTTGAACAGGACGACTGTTCTTGTTCTTCAGACCACACCCCCTGCGAAGTTGCTTGTTTATTCTCAGCCATTGAAAAGGATGCGAACGGCCATGTTATTGTCTCTGCCGAGGCATGTGTGGGATGTGCTCTTTGTCTTGAAAGTTGTAAAAGTGGGCATTTAGTGGATCGAAAAGATTTCATCCCCCTTTTTGAAGAACTGTCCTCTGGAAAACATCCTGTGTATGCCATGATCGCACCTGCCTTTGTGGGCCAATTTTCTTCCGATGTCACCACGGGTAAACTACGTACCGCTTTTAAAAAGATAGGATTTCATGGCATGATGGAAGTGGCCCTCTTTGCCGACATTCTTACTTTAAAAGAAGCGTTCGAATTCGACCGATCTATTCAAGAAGACCACGATTTCCTTTTGACAAGTTGCTGTTGCCCCATGTGGGTTGCCATGATTCGCAAAACCTATCACACTCTAGTCCCTCATATGCCTGCCTCTGTCTCACCCATGGTTGCCTGCGGCCGTGTAATAAAACGCCTGCATCCTGAAGCTAAGACTGTGTTCATCGGTCCTTGTATTGCCAAAAAGGCCGAAGCGAAAGAAGCCGATATTCGGGATGCCGTGGATTATGTCCTAACTTTTCAGGAAATCTCTGAGATTTTTGATGCCGCAAAAGTTTCTCTACCCGAACTTGAGGAAGATGAACGAGATCACTCCTCAAGGGGAGGGCGAATCTATGCACGAACCGGTGGCGTAAGCATGGCAGTGTCTGACACCCTGACAAGACTTCGCCCAGATCGAACTATTTCGTTACGCTCAGAACAAGCAAATGGCATTGTTGACTGCAAAAAAATGCTTAAAGACATCATCAATGGTGAAATTAAAGCTAATTTTTTAGAGGGAATGGGGTGCGTTGGCGGATGTGTCGGTGGGCCTAAATCTTTAATTAATGTGGACCAGGCAACTGAGCATGTGAATAATTATGGTAATGAAGCGCCTTATGGGACTCCCGCTGATAATCCCTTTGTTTTACAACTACTAGATCGACTCGGTTATAAAACTCTCGAATCCCTTCTTGATGACGAATCCATGTTTACTCGGGAATTCTGA
- a CDS encoding BMP family ABC transporter substrate-binding protein translates to MRKSWFISSLTMILIFAVSLVGCSNTTTTTPKASEPAKKEFKVGLVTDVGGLNDHSFNFLANKGLEQAVKDLGVKKGVVESKQMTDYETNLSRFAQDKYNLVIAVGFLMQDAVEKVSKDFPDTKFMIIDSSITDRPNVASAMFKTEQCGYLVGVMAGLLEKDPAIPNALSKNTVGLVGGMKIPPVDDYIAGFIQGAKSVNSDIKINLKYTNKFDDPALGKQTALSQIAAGADIVFHIAGGTGTGVIDAAKEKKVYAIGVDADQNYMAPDTVITSALKGMDVATFDIIKNVMDDKFKSGNVFFDLSNNGVGFANPTKVVPKEVVDKVNDAAKQIKDGKITVSNIIPSGF, encoded by the coding sequence ATGAGAAAATCATGGTTCATTAGTAGCTTGACAATGATACTTATTTTTGCCGTTTCACTAGTCGGATGTAGCAACACCACGACTACGACTCCTAAAGCCTCCGAACCCGCGAAGAAAGAATTTAAAGTTGGATTAGTTACTGACGTAGGAGGACTTAATGACCATAGCTTTAACTTCCTCGCAAACAAGGGGTTAGAACAGGCTGTGAAAGACCTCGGTGTAAAAAAAGGTGTTGTAGAGTCAAAACAAATGACGGACTATGAAACTAACCTCAGCCGATTTGCTCAGGACAAATACAACTTAGTCATTGCTGTTGGCTTTTTAATGCAAGACGCTGTTGAGAAGGTTTCTAAAGATTTCCCAGACACGAAATTTATGATTATTGACTCCTCTATCACGGATCGCCCGAACGTCGCATCTGCTATGTTTAAAACTGAACAGTGCGGTTACCTGGTTGGAGTGATGGCTGGTTTATTGGAAAAAGATCCCGCAATCCCGAACGCTTTGAGTAAAAATACAGTGGGCCTTGTGGGTGGTATGAAGATTCCTCCCGTTGACGATTACATCGCTGGTTTTATTCAAGGAGCTAAGAGTGTTAACTCTGATATTAAGATCAACTTGAAATATACAAATAAGTTTGACGATCCTGCTCTCGGTAAACAAACAGCACTCTCTCAAATTGCCGCTGGCGCTGATATAGTTTTCCACATTGCCGGTGGAACAGGAACAGGCGTTATCGACGCTGCTAAAGAAAAGAAAGTCTATGCAATCGGCGTTGATGCGGATCAAAACTATATGGCTCCGGATACTGTCATCACAAGCGCCTTGAAGGGTATGGATGTGGCAACTTTTGATATCATTAAGAATGTAATGGATGACAAATTCAAGAGTGGAAACGTGTTCTTCGATTTGAGTAACAACGGAGTTGGTTTTGCCAATCCAACGAAGGTTGTGCCTAAAGAGGTTGTAGACAAGGTCAACGATGCTGCGAAGCAAATCAAAGATGGAAAAATAACAGTTTCTAATATAATTCCTTCAGGGTTCTAA
- a CDS encoding ABC transporter ATP-binding protein, with protein sequence MRTCLEVRDITKSFPGVLANDQVNLDVREGEIHAILGENGAGKSTLMKVIYGLYRPDSGSIRLYDQELNFTSPRQAIQAGIGMVHQHFMLIPALTVAENIVLGGETGRIHYRRKKNEEIVYQLAKQYHMEIDPSAKVANLTVGLQQRVEILKVFYRKAKLLILDEPTAMLTPQEVEELIIVMERLRSQGIPIIFIDHKLDEVKRVSDRVTVMRAGKTVKTLETNSTTSQELANLMVGREVVLLVSKPPQTPGEPVLEVEDLVVSSGRNEAVKGISFQVHRGEIFGLAGIDGNGQFELVEAIAGLLSCKSGCIRFLGKDLTSSTVRRRTKAGIAYIPQDRQLDGLVLDFELTENFVLRDFFKVPFARFGQMQKKTIEDYSTRLSEAFDVRPRQIHAQARNLSGGNQQKVILAREVSRDPELLIAAQPTRGLDVGAIQFIHNKLLELRANGKAVLLVSLELDEIMSMSDRIGVIHAGRLMAILPGGQATREQLGLLMTGVDVEKEG encoded by the coding sequence ATGCGTACCTGTTTAGAAGTTAGAGATATTACGAAATCGTTTCCGGGAGTTCTCGCTAATGATCAAGTGAACCTTGATGTGCGTGAAGGAGAAATTCATGCAATTTTAGGAGAGAATGGCGCAGGTAAATCCACACTCATGAAAGTCATTTACGGACTATATCGACCTGATTCAGGGAGTATTCGACTTTATGACCAAGAACTCAACTTTACAAGTCCTCGTCAGGCGATTCAAGCGGGCATAGGAATGGTGCACCAACACTTTATGCTTATACCTGCTTTAACGGTTGCGGAAAATATTGTCCTGGGTGGGGAAACGGGGAGAATTCATTATCGACGTAAGAAAAATGAAGAGATTGTCTATCAACTTGCCAAACAGTACCATATGGAAATTGATCCGAGTGCAAAGGTTGCAAATCTTACGGTAGGACTTCAACAACGTGTTGAAATTTTAAAAGTCTTTTATCGTAAGGCAAAGTTGCTCATATTGGATGAACCGACAGCAATGCTCACTCCTCAAGAGGTGGAAGAATTGATCATTGTCATGGAGCGTCTTCGCTCACAGGGGATCCCCATTATCTTCATCGATCATAAACTTGACGAGGTGAAACGCGTCTCAGATCGTGTCACGGTGATGAGAGCAGGAAAGACGGTTAAGACTCTTGAAACGAACTCTACAACCTCTCAGGAACTTGCCAATTTGATGGTGGGTCGCGAAGTCGTGCTTCTTGTGTCTAAACCGCCTCAGACGCCGGGTGAACCAGTTTTAGAGGTCGAAGACCTCGTCGTCTCGTCCGGACGTAACGAAGCGGTCAAAGGGATAAGTTTCCAAGTTCACCGGGGGGAAATCTTTGGACTTGCAGGAATTGATGGGAATGGTCAGTTTGAACTTGTAGAAGCAATTGCGGGGCTTTTGTCTTGTAAGAGTGGGTGCATTCGATTTCTAGGAAAAGATCTTACGTCCTCAACGGTTAGACGTAGGACCAAAGCGGGAATTGCATATATTCCTCAAGATCGTCAATTAGATGGCCTAGTATTGGATTTTGAGCTGACGGAAAATTTTGTGCTAAGGGATTTTTTCAAAGTGCCTTTTGCACGTTTTGGCCAAATGCAAAAAAAAACCATCGAGGACTACTCGACCCGACTATCAGAAGCCTTCGACGTTCGGCCAAGGCAGATTCACGCCCAGGCACGCAATCTTTCGGGAGGTAATCAACAAAAAGTAATTTTGGCCCGCGAAGTTTCTCGTGACCCTGAGTTATTGATTGCTGCTCAACCGACAAGGGGCTTAGATGTCGGTGCGATTCAGTTTATCCATAACAAACTCTTGGAGTTACGTGCCAATGGAAAGGCAGTACTCTTGGTTTCATTGGAATTAGATGAGATCATGTCTATGTCAGATCGGATTGGTGTTATTCATGCTGGCCGACTGATGGCGATCCTACCAGGCGGACAAGCAACACGCGAGCAGCTAGGTTTACTCATGACGGGTGTGGACGTAGAGAAGGAGGGGTAA
- a CDS encoding ABC transporter permease, producing the protein MQKTIEGLVTPFVAIVIAVLIGAGVMLITGHDPFTAYGSLISGAFGSTVNVSNTMANAIPLVLSGLGVAIAFKAGLFNIGAEGQYWIGSMASVWIGYSVHGLPPILHIVLSILVAMLAAGLWAGIVPGLAKAFVGAHEVITTMMMSYIGIFLSHYMLENGPMMQPGFTPQSPVILPTAMLGKLVERTQLSWGVVIAFIACVIVYWLLYRTTLGYRLRAVGLNSRAANYAGINVPFHLVLALFISGTLAGLAGAVQMLGVQHRLYDSFSSGYGFTAIVVALLANNNPFGVILTSIFFAALSTGGQSMQLVSGVPAHLTDVISGIIIFLVATKDIVQMVQKRWRRNRTLAHVKEA; encoded by the coding sequence ATGCAAAAGACCATTGAAGGATTGGTTACCCCTTTTGTAGCGATTGTGATTGCAGTCCTGATCGGTGCAGGGGTTATGCTCATAACAGGTCATGATCCATTTACAGCATATGGATCCCTCATTTCAGGAGCGTTTGGCTCTACCGTAAACGTTTCGAATACAATGGCAAATGCTATTCCCTTAGTCCTATCGGGGTTAGGTGTAGCTATTGCTTTTAAGGCTGGATTGTTTAACATTGGAGCAGAGGGTCAATATTGGATCGGGAGTATGGCTTCCGTCTGGATTGGCTATTCCGTTCATGGGCTTCCCCCTATCTTACATATTGTTCTTTCTATTCTAGTGGCCATGCTGGCGGCCGGACTTTGGGCGGGAATTGTCCCTGGGTTGGCTAAGGCTTTCGTGGGTGCGCATGAAGTCATCACGACCATGATGATGAGTTATATTGGTATTTTCTTAAGCCACTATATGCTGGAAAATGGCCCTATGATGCAACCCGGCTTCACTCCTCAATCTCCGGTGATTCTTCCAACTGCAATGTTAGGGAAGCTCGTGGAGCGGACGCAATTGTCTTGGGGTGTCGTAATCGCCTTTATAGCATGTGTTATTGTTTATTGGTTACTTTATAGGACAACCTTGGGTTATCGATTGAGGGCAGTTGGGTTAAATTCACGGGCCGCCAACTACGCTGGAATTAACGTCCCCTTTCATTTGGTTTTAGCCTTATTTATAAGTGGAACTTTAGCCGGTTTAGCGGGTGCAGTCCAAATGCTGGGGGTTCAACATCGTCTCTATGATAGCTTTTCATCTGGATACGGATTTACAGCCATCGTGGTCGCCTTGCTTGCCAATAATAATCCTTTTGGCGTAATTCTGACATCGATCTTCTTTGCAGCTTTGTCAACTGGAGGACAGTCAATGCAATTGGTTTCAGGAGTGCCAGCACATCTGACCGATGTCATTTCAGGGATCATCATCTTCTTAGTCGCGACGAAGGATATCGTGCAGATGGTTCAAAAACGCTGGCGCAGAAATCGAACCCTAGCGCACGTCAAGGAGGCTTAA
- a CDS encoding ABC transporter permease, with the protein MVLDALMRPDLWAATLAMATPIALPALGGTFSERSGVVNIAMEGIMLIGAFFGVLFSYYTHSAWLGMLGALFMGAFISALFAYVTVNLGGDQVIVGMGVNIFAAGLTAFLLNTIFGYGGTPRDTLALPNITIPGISEIPFVGAIIGSQNVVVYLMLILVITSHYFLFHTNLGLRLRAVGENPQAADTAGLNVKGLRYLGVIIGGMFSSLGGVYLALGLLNSFEVNMSGGRGYIALAAMIFGKWTPFGSLGAALLFGFATALSMVLQGGGVSSNIIQMLPYALTILALTGLVGRSTAPAADGIPYNPNK; encoded by the coding sequence ATGGTTTTGGATGCATTAATGAGACCTGATTTGTGGGCGGCTACACTGGCAATGGCCACTCCGATTGCGCTTCCTGCTTTGGGGGGAACCTTTTCCGAGCGCAGTGGAGTTGTCAACATTGCCATGGAAGGAATAATGTTAATTGGAGCTTTCTTCGGGGTTTTGTTTTCCTACTATACCCATAGCGCTTGGCTAGGCATGCTGGGGGCATTATTTATGGGAGCGTTTATCTCGGCGCTATTTGCTTATGTAACGGTGAATCTCGGGGGGGATCAAGTGATTGTAGGAATGGGCGTAAATATTTTCGCAGCTGGGCTGACAGCATTTCTGTTAAATACCATCTTTGGGTACGGCGGAACTCCTCGAGATACACTGGCTCTTCCCAATATTACTATTCCAGGAATTAGTGAGATTCCCTTTGTGGGGGCAATTATAGGGTCTCAGAATGTGGTGGTCTATTTAATGCTGATCTTGGTAATCACTTCTCATTATTTCCTATTTCATACTAATTTGGGACTGAGGCTCAGAGCGGTTGGAGAAAATCCTCAGGCTGCAGATACAGCGGGGCTTAATGTTAAGGGCCTGCGTTATTTGGGAGTTATTATCGGGGGCATGTTTTCTAGCTTAGGAGGGGTCTATCTGGCCTTAGGGCTGTTAAATAGTTTCGAAGTGAATATGAGCGGGGGGCGAGGGTATATCGCCTTAGCGGCCATGATCTTTGGTAAGTGGACACCGTTTGGGTCGTTGGGTGCTGCCCTACTGTTCGGATTCGCTACGGCTTTAAGCATGGTTTTGCAAGGTGGAGGAGTATCCTCGAATATTATTCAAATGCTGCCGTATGCCTTGACCATTTTAGCTTTAACGGGGTTAGTAGGAAGAAGTACTGCACCTGCGGCAGATGGTATTCCGTATAATCCGAATAAATAA